Below is a window of Micromonospora chersina DNA.
CGCCCCCAACAGGGGGTTACGCCTGTTCCACAACATCCCCCGGACGGCTGACGGCCCGCGTCCCGGACACCTCGGACGGGCCGCTTTCCAGGGACCTCGCGGTGTGGGCCCGGGTCGTATCGTGTGCCTGCCCGGACCGCGTCCCGCGGTCGACGACCCCCGCCGGGAGCCCGCCGTGACCCAGCCGCCGTACCCGCAGCCCGACCCCGCCGGCGGCCCGCCCCCACCGCCCGCGGGGTGGCCGGCGCCCCAGCAGCCCGGCCAGGGCTGGCCCCCGCCGCAGCAACAGGGCCCTGGTTGGCCCGCGCCGCCGCAGCCCGCCCAGCCCGGCCAGGGCTGGCCCGCGTCGCAGCAGCCGGCCCCGGGCGGCTGGGCCGCCCCGCACCAGCAGCCCGCGCCCGGCTGGCCGGCCGCGCCGCCGGCGTACCCCTTCGGGGTCGGGCCGGCGCAGCCGCCGCCGACGGCGAAGCGGATCCCGGAGGACCTGCCGTTCGTGGTCCGGCCGAGCCTGCGCAAGCGGGCGCTGACCCTCGGGTTGGTGACCCTGGTGGTCGGGCTGGTGATCGCCTGCCCGATCGGCCTGGCCGCGTCGTCCGAGGGCGGCGGCCTCGGGCTGCTCTTCATCATCCCGGTGGTGCTGCTCTTCTTCGTCGTGCCGGTCGGCCTCCAGCTCTGGCTGGTCTCCTCCGGCGGCCCGGTGCTCGCGCTCGGGCCGGCGGGGCTGTGGATCAAGACGCGGCCGACCCGGGGGCAGGCGATCTGGCTGCCGTGGGAGGCGATCGACCGGATCTACCTGCGGCGGTGGGCGCTGGAGAAGATGCTCTGCGTCAAGCCGCGCGACCCGCGGGTCGGCAGCGGGCTGGGGGCGTTCACCGCGCTCGACTCGGGGATGCAGCAGGCGTTCTTCGGCACCGGCTTCACCGCCACGGTCAACCACGCCGACCGCGGCGAGGACGAGATCATGCGAGCCGTGGTCGGATACGCGGCCGGTCGCTGCCGGGTGGGCTGAGCCCGGCGCGGCACAGACGGCTGTGCATTACCGCACACCGTGCACCCGCTCGGTTGCCGCCGGTTCCCATCTCGTTAGGCTGCGGCAAATGACCTGTCTCATCTGATGACAGGCGTCAAACTGATTTTCCAACGCTGGTGGCGGCGCGACGGCGCGCCGCGGAGACGGGACGGGACGCGCAATCGTGGACCTGTACGAGTACCAGGGGCGGGACCTGTTCGAGCGGCACGGCTTGCCCGTGCTCGCCGGCGGCGTCGCCACTACCCCGGAGGAGGCCCGCGCGATCGCCGAGCGCCTCGGCGGCCGGGTGGTCGTCAAGGCGCAGGTGAAGGTCGGCGGCCGCGGCAAGGCCGGCGGCGTGAAGCTGGCCGAGGGCGCGGAGGAGACGGTGGCCCGTGCCACCGACATCCTCGGCATGGACATCAAGGGTCACACGGTCCACAAGGTCATGATCACCGTGACCGCGGACGTGGCCGAGGAGTACTACTTCTCGTACCTGCTCGACCGGGCGAACCGCACCTTCCTCTGCATCGCCAGCGTCGCCGGCGGCATGGACATCGAGCAGGTCGCCGCCGAGACCCCCGAGAAGGTCGTCAAGGCCCCGATCGACGCGAACACCGGCGTGGACGAGGCCAAGGCGCGCGAGATCGTGAGCGCGGCCGGCTTCCCGGCCGAGGTCGCCGACCAGGTGGTCGAGGTCGCGGTCAAGCTGTGGCAGGCGTTCGTCGCCGAGGACGCCACGCTGGTCGAGGTGAACCCGCTGGCCACGACCAAGGACGGCAAGCTGCTGCTGCTGGACGCCAAGGTCACCCTCGACGAGAACGCCGCGTTCCGGCACCCGGACCACGAGGCCCTGGTCGACCAGGCGTCGGTGGACCCGCTGGAGCAGGCCGCCAAGGAGAAGGACCTCAACTACGTCAAGCTCGACGGCGAGGTCGGCATCATCGGCAACGGCGCGGGCCTGGTCATGTCCACGCTCGACGTGGTCGCGTACGCCGGTGAGCGGCACG
It encodes the following:
- the sucC gene encoding ADP-forming succinate--CoA ligase subunit beta gives rise to the protein MDLYEYQGRDLFERHGLPVLAGGVATTPEEARAIAERLGGRVVVKAQVKVGGRGKAGGVKLAEGAEETVARATDILGMDIKGHTVHKVMITVTADVAEEYYFSYLLDRANRTFLCIASVAGGMDIEQVAAETPEKVVKAPIDANTGVDEAKAREIVSAAGFPAEVADQVVEVAVKLWQAFVAEDATLVEVNPLATTKDGKLLLLDAKVTLDENAAFRHPDHEALVDQASVDPLEQAAKEKDLNYVKLDGEVGIIGNGAGLVMSTLDVVAYAGERHGGVKPANFLDIGGGASAEVMANGLEIVLSDPSVKSVFVNVFGGITACDAVANGIVQALALLEQRGEKATKPLVVRLDGNNAEAGRAILDGANNPLIQRVDTMDGAAERAAELAAAGV